One region of Scophthalmus maximus strain ysfricsl-2021 chromosome 13, ASM2237912v1, whole genome shotgun sequence genomic DNA includes:
- the stxbp3 gene encoding syntaxin-binding protein 3, giving the protein MAAGSDYGLKKIVWKRIKETIIADCRKSDVWKILILDPFTTKLLSSCCKMSDLMSEKITIVEDLYKIREPVPEMKAIYFMPPTAKCVDAFIADFKTKPKYKSACVYFTDYCPDELFNKMKLYCAKYIRVCKEINMSFMPQEAQVFTCDNPGAFQSIYSPNSQDKKKTLETLADQLVTLCATLDEYPGIRYKKDANMENAKTLAELVDNKLAQHYELDDSGKKKGKTQAQLLIVERGFDPVSPILHELTYQAMAYDLIDIQKDTYKYKSTDGTEKQALLNEDDMLWVKLRHKHIAEVSEQIPKMVKEISASKKQPDGKITISNLAQMMKKMPAFRKQLTEQTVHLQLAEECMKHFSNNVEKLCKAEQDLAVGSDVDGMKVKDQMRTLLPVLLHPYSTHEKVRAVLLYIFSLNGTTDENLNKLIQHVKIEDEREFILNWKELGVPIITTPSLFSRKPSRRDRSQDQTYNLSRWTPVIKDVMEDAVENKLDTKDWPHQSESPAAWNGSGAVSARQKHKASSQDERRSGSRLIIFIIGGISFSEMRSAYEVTQAVKSCEVIIGSSHLLTPTSLLDDIKALSKRPMETFTIEERSNA; this is encoded by the exons atggCGGCGGGTTCGGATTACGGGCTGAAGAAAATAGTTTGGAAAA GAATAAAAGAAACCATCATCGCAGACTGCAGGAAGTCGGACGTGTGGAAG ATATTGATTCTGGACCCTTTCACCACCAAGCTGCTCTCATCATGCTGCAAAATGTCCGATCTGATGTCAGAGAAAATAACAA TTGTGGAGGACCTTTACAAAATCAGAGAGCCTGTTCCAGAAATGAAGGCCATCTACTTCATGCCACCAACCGCTAAG TGTGTGGATGCCTTTATTGCGGACTTCAAGACCAAACCCAAGTATAAATCagcttgtgtttatttcacagACT ACTGTCCCGATGAACTGTTCAACAAAATGAAGCTGTACTGTGCAAAGTACATACGAGTCTGCAAGGAAATCAACATGTCGTTCATGCCGCAAGAGGCGCAA GTGTTCACGTGTGACAATCCCGGAGCTTTCCAAAGCATCTACAGTCCAAACAGTCAGGACAAAAAGAAGACACTGGAGACACTCGCCGACCAGCTCGTCACACTCTGTGCCACGTTGGATGAGTATCCAGGAATCAGATACAAGAA AGACGCCAACATGGAGAACGCAAAGACTCTCGCAGAGCTGGTGGACAACAAGCTGGCCCAACACTACGAGCTGGACGACAGTGGCAAGAAAAAG GGAAAGACCCAGGCCCAGCTGCTGATCGTGGAAAGAGGTTTTGACCCAGTCAGCCCCATCCTACACGAGCTCACCTACCAGGCCATGGCCTACGACCTCATTGATATCCAGAAAGACACCTACAA GTACAAGTCTACAGATGGCACGGAGAAGCAGGCGCTGCTGAACGAGGACGACATGCTCTGGGTGAAGCTGAGGCACAAGCACATTGCTGAGGTCTCGGA ACAAATCCCGAAGATGGTAAAGGAAATATCTGCCAGCAAGAAACAACCAGATGGGAAG ATCACAATTAGCAATTTGGCCcaaatgatgaagaagatgcCTGCGTTTCGTAAACAGCTCACTGAG CAAActgttcacctgcagctggCCGAGGAATGCATGAAACACTTCTCAAACAACGTGGAGAAACTCTGCAAAGCCGAACAG GATCTTGCGGTGGGGTCGGACGTGGACGGGATGAAGGTGAAGGATCAGATGAGGACCCTGCTGCCCGTGCTGCTCCACCCGTACAGCACCCACGAGAAGGTCCGAGCCGTGCTGCTCTACATCTTCAGCCTTAACG GAACAACAGACGAGAACTTGAACAAACTCATCCAACATGTCAAGATCGAGGACGAGCGAGAGTTTATCCTGAACTGGAAAGAACTGGGCGTTCCCATCATCACAACG CCGAGTCTCTTCTCTCGCAAACCCAGCAGACGGGATCGGTCCCAGGATCAGACGTACAACCTTTCCAGATGGACTCCCGTCATAAAAGATGTGATGGAG GATGCCGTGGAGAACAAACTGGACACCAAAGACTGGCCACACCAGTCcgaatctcctgctgcctggaATGGCTCCGGGGCCGTGAG TGCCCGTCAGAAGCACAAAGCCAGCTCTCAGGACGAACGGCGGAGCGGCTCGcgcctcatcatcttcatcatcggaGGAATCAGCTTCTCTGAGATGCGCTCTGCCTACGAGGTCACCCAGGCCGTCAAGTCTTGCGAGGTCATCATAG GGTCTTCCCACCTTTTGACCCCCACCAGTCTCCTGGATGACATCAAGGCCCTGAGCAAGCGTCCCATGGAGACGTTCACAATAGAGGAGAGGAGCAACGCCTGA